In a genomic window of Siniperca chuatsi isolate FFG_IHB_CAS linkage group LG1, ASM2008510v1, whole genome shotgun sequence:
- the znf710b gene encoding zinc finger protein 710 isoform X1 encodes MLDEEASRRLGRCEPKVMARLVDIGTQTDPVVVLSLAQAAVLGLISQNEVFGATIAPNGFYTGEPKESPAPPVDGVDYEYADQLIGANGDYLGDNLGEDGQMQPSCSQRRWQQGPPQHPDGKMVGPDRHSLQGGDVSSSHVKGEVVNSGMSSCVHMLNNMAPRGGLVQVDPATLRGTNKNCTECEREASNQQQANTHVHPPPPQVGHRGGEQGHRGLQGQRPMGGHGRGSREDEEEVEHQGNNMMKPTQQEEAISSYFQTSEVGSYDSAEMGMGGGEYEDGSQSMMWTDGSGGGQHQHPPHPQPPRRHGGRRVDRLDINIQIDESYCVDVGDGLKRWKCRMCDKSYTSKYNLVTHILGHNGIKPHACPHCGKLFKQPSHLQTHLLTHQGTRPHKCTVCKKGFTQTSHLKRHMLQHTDVKPYSCRFCRRGFAYPSELRAHEVKHERGRCHVCSQCGMEFPTYAHLKRHQTSHQGPHTFQCTECNKSFAYRSQLQNHLLKHQSPRPYTCSQCGLEFVQLHHLRQHSLTHKGMKGHKCDVCSREFTLSANLKRHMLIHNSVRPFQCHVCFKSFIQKQTLKTHMIVHLPVKPFKCKVCGKSFNRMYNLLGHMHLHAGSKPFKCPYCTSKFNLKGNLSRHMKVKHGMDVSPEGQEVLPEMESQGEYEGQNFSFTSPDNMDNGGSQNLTKLTTANMEDMEEYYNFGKDTSSYTTP; translated from the exons GAGGAGGCGAGCCGGCGCCTGGGTAGATGTGAGCCCAAGGTAATGGCCAGGCTGGTGGACATAGGCACACAGACAGATCCAGTAGTCGTGCTGTCCTTGGCCCAGGCCGCCGTGCTAGGTCTCATCTCCCAGAATGAAGTGTTCGGAGCTACCATTGCACCTAACGGCTTCTACACCGGTGAACCCAAAGAGTCCCCTGCACCACCAGTAGACGGAGTCGACTACGAGTACGCAGACCAGCTTATCGGAGCCAACGGAGATTACCTAGGAGACAACTTGGGAGAAGACGGTCAGATGCAACCCAGCTGCAGTCAGAGGAGGTGGCAGCAGGGGCCCCCTCAACATCCAGACGGGAAAATGGTTGGCCCTGATCGTCACAGCCTTCAAGGCGGTGATGTGTCCTCGTCCCATGTGAAAGGGGAAGTGGTGAACTCTGGAATGTCCTCCTGTGTCCACATGCTAAACAATATGGCTCCCAGAGGTGGTTTAGTACAAGTGGATCCAGCCACCCTCAGAGGCACCAACAAGAACTGTACAGAGTGTGAGCGGGAAGCATCCAACCAGCAGCAAGCCAACACACACGTTCACCCTCCTCCCCCCCAGGTGGGCCACAGAGGAGGGGAGCAGGGCCACAGAGGACTGCAGGGCCAGCGCCCTATGGGGGGCCACGGTCGAGGTAgcagagaggatgaagaagaggtAGAACATCAGGGGAACAACATGATGAAGCCTACACAACAGGAGGAAGCCATCAGCAGCTACTTCCAGACCAGTGAAGTGGGCAGCTATGATTCAGCGGAAATGGGCATGGGGGGTGGCGAGTATGAAGACGGCAGCCAGAGCATGATGTGGACAGATGGGAGTGGAGGAGGGCAGCACCAGCATCCTCCACACCCCCAGCCTCCACGTCGGCACGGCGGCCGCAGAGTGGACCGGCTGGATATCAACATCCAGATCGATGAATCTTACTGCGTAGATGTGGGAGACGGTCTGAAGCGCTGGAAGTGCCGCATGTGTGATAAATCGTACACCTCCAAGTACAACCTAGTCACACACATCCTGGGCCACAATGGCATCAAACCACATGCCTGTCCACATTGCGGGAAGCTCTTCAAGCAGCCCAGTCATCTTCAAACCCACCTGCTGACCCACCAAGGTACGCGACCCCACAAGTGCACCGTCTGCAAGAAGGGCTTCACCCAGACCAGCCACCTGAAGCGGCACATGCTCCAACACACTGACGTCAAGCCCTACAGCTGCCGCTTCTGCCGCCGCGGCTTCGCCTATCCCAGCGAGCTGCGAGCGCACGAGGTGAAGCACGAGCGCGGACGTTGCCACGTCTGCTCGCAGTGCGGCATGGAGTTCCCCACCTACGCCCACCTCAAACGCCACCAGACAAGCCACCAGGGCCCCCACACCTTCCAGTGCACCGAGTGCAACAAGTCGTTTGCCTACCGCAGCCAGCTCCAGAACCACCTCCTGAAGCACCAGAGCCCGAGGCCTTACACCTGCTCCCAGTGCGGCCTGGAGTTTGTGCAGCTCCACCACCTACGTCAGCATTCGCTCACTCATAAG GGGATGAAAGGCCACAAGTGTGACGTGTGTTCCCGGGAGTTCACCCTGTCGGCCAACCTGAAGAGGCATATGCTCATCCACAACAGCGTCAGACCCTTCCAGTGTCACGTCTGCTTCAAGAGCTTCATCCAGAAACAGACCCTCAAGACTCACATGATCGTCCACCTGCCTGTGAAGCCATTCAAGTGCAAG GTATGTGGTAAGTCTTTTAACCGAATGTACAACCTGCTGGGCCACATGCATCTCCATGCTGGCAGTAAGCCCTTCAAGTGTCCTTACTGCACCAGTAAGTTCAACCTGAAGGGAAACCTCAGCAGGCACATGAAGGTCAAGCACGGAATGGACGTCTCACCAGAAGGACAAG aagTTCTTCCAGAAATGGAAAGCCAGGGGGAGTATGAAGGACAGAACTTCAGCTTTACATCACCAGACAATATGGACAATGGTGGCTCCCAAAACCTCACTAAACTCACTACAGCAAATATGGAGGACATGGAGGAGTATTACAATTTCGGGAAGGATACAAGCAGCTACACTACACCTTGA
- the znf710b gene encoding zinc finger protein 710 isoform X4, which yields MARLVDIGTQTDPVVVLSLAQAAVLGLISQNEVFGATIAPNGFYTGEPKESPAPPVDGVDYEYADQLIGANGDYLGDNLGEDGQMQPSCSQRRWQQGPPQHPDGKMVGPDRHSLQGGDVSSSHVKGEVVNSGMSSCVHMLNNMAPRGGLVQVDPATLRGTNKNCTECEREASNQQQANTHVHPPPPQVGHRGGEQGHRGLQGQRPMGGHGRGSREDEEEVEHQGNNMMKPTQQEEAISSYFQTSEVGSYDSAEMGMGGGEYEDGSQSMMWTDGSGGGQHQHPPHPQPPRRHGGRRVDRLDINIQIDESYCVDVGDGLKRWKCRMCDKSYTSKYNLVTHILGHNGIKPHACPHCGKLFKQPSHLQTHLLTHQGTRPHKCTVCKKGFTQTSHLKRHMLQHTDVKPYSCRFCRRGFAYPSELRAHEVKHERGRCHVCSQCGMEFPTYAHLKRHQTSHQGPHTFQCTECNKSFAYRSQLQNHLLKHQSPRPYTCSQCGLEFVQLHHLRQHSLTHKGMKGHKCDVCSREFTLSANLKRHMLIHNSVRPFQCHVCFKSFIQKQTLKTHMIVHLPVKPFKCKVCGKSFNRMYNLLGHMHLHAGSKPFKCPYCTSKFNLKGNLSRHMKVKHGMDVSPEGQEVLPEMESQGEYEGQNFSFTSPDNMDNGGSQNLTKLTTANMEDMEEYYNFGKDTSSYTTP from the exons ATGGCCAGGCTGGTGGACATAGGCACACAGACAGATCCAGTAGTCGTGCTGTCCTTGGCCCAGGCCGCCGTGCTAGGTCTCATCTCCCAGAATGAAGTGTTCGGAGCTACCATTGCACCTAACGGCTTCTACACCGGTGAACCCAAAGAGTCCCCTGCACCACCAGTAGACGGAGTCGACTACGAGTACGCAGACCAGCTTATCGGAGCCAACGGAGATTACCTAGGAGACAACTTGGGAGAAGACGGTCAGATGCAACCCAGCTGCAGTCAGAGGAGGTGGCAGCAGGGGCCCCCTCAACATCCAGACGGGAAAATGGTTGGCCCTGATCGTCACAGCCTTCAAGGCGGTGATGTGTCCTCGTCCCATGTGAAAGGGGAAGTGGTGAACTCTGGAATGTCCTCCTGTGTCCACATGCTAAACAATATGGCTCCCAGAGGTGGTTTAGTACAAGTGGATCCAGCCACCCTCAGAGGCACCAACAAGAACTGTACAGAGTGTGAGCGGGAAGCATCCAACCAGCAGCAAGCCAACACACACGTTCACCCTCCTCCCCCCCAGGTGGGCCACAGAGGAGGGGAGCAGGGCCACAGAGGACTGCAGGGCCAGCGCCCTATGGGGGGCCACGGTCGAGGTAgcagagaggatgaagaagaggtAGAACATCAGGGGAACAACATGATGAAGCCTACACAACAGGAGGAAGCCATCAGCAGCTACTTCCAGACCAGTGAAGTGGGCAGCTATGATTCAGCGGAAATGGGCATGGGGGGTGGCGAGTATGAAGACGGCAGCCAGAGCATGATGTGGACAGATGGGAGTGGAGGAGGGCAGCACCAGCATCCTCCACACCCCCAGCCTCCACGTCGGCACGGCGGCCGCAGAGTGGACCGGCTGGATATCAACATCCAGATCGATGAATCTTACTGCGTAGATGTGGGAGACGGTCTGAAGCGCTGGAAGTGCCGCATGTGTGATAAATCGTACACCTCCAAGTACAACCTAGTCACACACATCCTGGGCCACAATGGCATCAAACCACATGCCTGTCCACATTGCGGGAAGCTCTTCAAGCAGCCCAGTCATCTTCAAACCCACCTGCTGACCCACCAAGGTACGCGACCCCACAAGTGCACCGTCTGCAAGAAGGGCTTCACCCAGACCAGCCACCTGAAGCGGCACATGCTCCAACACACTGACGTCAAGCCCTACAGCTGCCGCTTCTGCCGCCGCGGCTTCGCCTATCCCAGCGAGCTGCGAGCGCACGAGGTGAAGCACGAGCGCGGACGTTGCCACGTCTGCTCGCAGTGCGGCATGGAGTTCCCCACCTACGCCCACCTCAAACGCCACCAGACAAGCCACCAGGGCCCCCACACCTTCCAGTGCACCGAGTGCAACAAGTCGTTTGCCTACCGCAGCCAGCTCCAGAACCACCTCCTGAAGCACCAGAGCCCGAGGCCTTACACCTGCTCCCAGTGCGGCCTGGAGTTTGTGCAGCTCCACCACCTACGTCAGCATTCGCTCACTCATAAG GGGATGAAAGGCCACAAGTGTGACGTGTGTTCCCGGGAGTTCACCCTGTCGGCCAACCTGAAGAGGCATATGCTCATCCACAACAGCGTCAGACCCTTCCAGTGTCACGTCTGCTTCAAGAGCTTCATCCAGAAACAGACCCTCAAGACTCACATGATCGTCCACCTGCCTGTGAAGCCATTCAAGTGCAAG GTATGTGGTAAGTCTTTTAACCGAATGTACAACCTGCTGGGCCACATGCATCTCCATGCTGGCAGTAAGCCCTTCAAGTGTCCTTACTGCACCAGTAAGTTCAACCTGAAGGGAAACCTCAGCAGGCACATGAAGGTCAAGCACGGAATGGACGTCTCACCAGAAGGACAAG aagTTCTTCCAGAAATGGAAAGCCAGGGGGAGTATGAAGGACAGAACTTCAGCTTTACATCACCAGACAATATGGACAATGGTGGCTCCCAAAACCTCACTAAACTCACTACAGCAAATATGGAGGACATGGAGGAGTATTACAATTTCGGGAAGGATACAAGCAGCTACACTACACCTTGA
- the znf710b gene encoding zinc finger protein 710 isoform X2, whose protein sequence is MLDEEASRRLGRCEPKVMARLVDIGTQTDPVVVLSLAQAAVLGLISQNEVFGATIAPNGFYTGEPKESPAPPVDGVDYEYADQLIGANGDYLGDNLGEDGQMQPSCSQRRWQQGPPQHPDGKMVGPDRHSLQGGDVSSSHVKGEVVNSGMSSCVHMLNNMAPRGGLVQVDPATLRGTNKNCTECEREASNQQQANTHVHPPPPQVGHRGGEQGHRGLQGQRPMGGHGRGSREDEEEVEHQGNNMMKPTQQEEAISSYFQTSEVGSYDSAEMGMGGGEYEDGSQSMMWTDGSGGGQHQHPPHPQPPRRHGGRRVDRLDINIQIDESYCVDVGDGLKRWKCRMCDKSYTSKYNLVTHILGHNGIKPHACPHCGKLFKQPSHLQTHLLTHQGTRPHKCTVCKKGFTQTSHLKRHMLQHTDVKPYSCRFCRRGFAYPSELRAHEVKHERGRCHVCSQCGMEFPTYAHLKRHQTSHQGPHTFQCTECNKSFAYRSQLQNHLLKHQSPRPYTCSQCGLEFVQLHHLRQHSLTHKGMKGHKCDVCSREFTLSANLKRHMLIHNSVRPFQCHVCFKSFIQKQTLKTHMIVHLPVKPFKCKVCGKSFNRMYNLLGHMHLHAGSKPFKCPYCTSKFNLKGNLSRHMKVKHGMDVSPEGQVLPEMESQGEYEGQNFSFTSPDNMDNGGSQNLTKLTTANMEDMEEYYNFGKDTSSYTTP, encoded by the exons GAGGAGGCGAGCCGGCGCCTGGGTAGATGTGAGCCCAAGGTAATGGCCAGGCTGGTGGACATAGGCACACAGACAGATCCAGTAGTCGTGCTGTCCTTGGCCCAGGCCGCCGTGCTAGGTCTCATCTCCCAGAATGAAGTGTTCGGAGCTACCATTGCACCTAACGGCTTCTACACCGGTGAACCCAAAGAGTCCCCTGCACCACCAGTAGACGGAGTCGACTACGAGTACGCAGACCAGCTTATCGGAGCCAACGGAGATTACCTAGGAGACAACTTGGGAGAAGACGGTCAGATGCAACCCAGCTGCAGTCAGAGGAGGTGGCAGCAGGGGCCCCCTCAACATCCAGACGGGAAAATGGTTGGCCCTGATCGTCACAGCCTTCAAGGCGGTGATGTGTCCTCGTCCCATGTGAAAGGGGAAGTGGTGAACTCTGGAATGTCCTCCTGTGTCCACATGCTAAACAATATGGCTCCCAGAGGTGGTTTAGTACAAGTGGATCCAGCCACCCTCAGAGGCACCAACAAGAACTGTACAGAGTGTGAGCGGGAAGCATCCAACCAGCAGCAAGCCAACACACACGTTCACCCTCCTCCCCCCCAGGTGGGCCACAGAGGAGGGGAGCAGGGCCACAGAGGACTGCAGGGCCAGCGCCCTATGGGGGGCCACGGTCGAGGTAgcagagaggatgaagaagaggtAGAACATCAGGGGAACAACATGATGAAGCCTACACAACAGGAGGAAGCCATCAGCAGCTACTTCCAGACCAGTGAAGTGGGCAGCTATGATTCAGCGGAAATGGGCATGGGGGGTGGCGAGTATGAAGACGGCAGCCAGAGCATGATGTGGACAGATGGGAGTGGAGGAGGGCAGCACCAGCATCCTCCACACCCCCAGCCTCCACGTCGGCACGGCGGCCGCAGAGTGGACCGGCTGGATATCAACATCCAGATCGATGAATCTTACTGCGTAGATGTGGGAGACGGTCTGAAGCGCTGGAAGTGCCGCATGTGTGATAAATCGTACACCTCCAAGTACAACCTAGTCACACACATCCTGGGCCACAATGGCATCAAACCACATGCCTGTCCACATTGCGGGAAGCTCTTCAAGCAGCCCAGTCATCTTCAAACCCACCTGCTGACCCACCAAGGTACGCGACCCCACAAGTGCACCGTCTGCAAGAAGGGCTTCACCCAGACCAGCCACCTGAAGCGGCACATGCTCCAACACACTGACGTCAAGCCCTACAGCTGCCGCTTCTGCCGCCGCGGCTTCGCCTATCCCAGCGAGCTGCGAGCGCACGAGGTGAAGCACGAGCGCGGACGTTGCCACGTCTGCTCGCAGTGCGGCATGGAGTTCCCCACCTACGCCCACCTCAAACGCCACCAGACAAGCCACCAGGGCCCCCACACCTTCCAGTGCACCGAGTGCAACAAGTCGTTTGCCTACCGCAGCCAGCTCCAGAACCACCTCCTGAAGCACCAGAGCCCGAGGCCTTACACCTGCTCCCAGTGCGGCCTGGAGTTTGTGCAGCTCCACCACCTACGTCAGCATTCGCTCACTCATAAG GGGATGAAAGGCCACAAGTGTGACGTGTGTTCCCGGGAGTTCACCCTGTCGGCCAACCTGAAGAGGCATATGCTCATCCACAACAGCGTCAGACCCTTCCAGTGTCACGTCTGCTTCAAGAGCTTCATCCAGAAACAGACCCTCAAGACTCACATGATCGTCCACCTGCCTGTGAAGCCATTCAAGTGCAAG GTATGTGGTAAGTCTTTTAACCGAATGTACAACCTGCTGGGCCACATGCATCTCCATGCTGGCAGTAAGCCCTTCAAGTGTCCTTACTGCACCAGTAAGTTCAACCTGAAGGGAAACCTCAGCAGGCACATGAAGGTCAAGCACGGAATGGACGTCTCACCAGAAGGACAAG TTCTTCCAGAAATGGAAAGCCAGGGGGAGTATGAAGGACAGAACTTCAGCTTTACATCACCAGACAATATGGACAATGGTGGCTCCCAAAACCTCACTAAACTCACTACAGCAAATATGGAGGACATGGAGGAGTATTACAATTTCGGGAAGGATACAAGCAGCTACACTACACCTTGA
- the znf710b gene encoding zinc finger protein 710 isoform X3 has translation MRSLKHLKPHSRRSVEEASRRLGRCEPKVMARLVDIGTQTDPVVVLSLAQAAVLGLISQNEVFGATIAPNGFYTGEPKESPAPPVDGVDYEYADQLIGANGDYLGDNLGEDGQMQPSCSQRRWQQGPPQHPDGKMVGPDRHSLQGGDVSSSHVKGEVVNSGMSSCVHMLNNMAPRGGLVQVDPATLRGTNKNCTECEREASNQQQANTHVHPPPPQVGHRGGEQGHRGLQGQRPMGGHGRGSREDEEEVEHQGNNMMKPTQQEEAISSYFQTSEVGSYDSAEMGMGGGEYEDGSQSMMWTDGSGGGQHQHPPHPQPPRRHGGRRVDRLDINIQIDESYCVDVGDGLKRWKCRMCDKSYTSKYNLVTHILGHNGIKPHACPHCGKLFKQPSHLQTHLLTHQGTRPHKCTVCKKGFTQTSHLKRHMLQHTDVKPYSCRFCRRGFAYPSELRAHEVKHERGRCHVCSQCGMEFPTYAHLKRHQTSHQGPHTFQCTECNKSFAYRSQLQNHLLKHQSPRPYTCSQCGLEFVQLHHLRQHSLTHKGMKGHKCDVCSREFTLSANLKRHMLIHNSVRPFQCHVCFKSFIQKQTLKTHMIVHLPVKPFKCKVCGKSFNRMYNLLGHMHLHAGSKPFKCPYCTSKFNLKGNLSRHMKVKHGMDVSPEGQEVLPEMESQGEYEGQNFSFTSPDNMDNGGSQNLTKLTTANMEDMEEYYNFGKDTSSYTTP, from the exons ATGAGATCTTTAAAGCACCTGAAACCTCACAGCAGGAGGAGCGTG GAGGAGGCGAGCCGGCGCCTGGGTAGATGTGAGCCCAAGGTAATGGCCAGGCTGGTGGACATAGGCACACAGACAGATCCAGTAGTCGTGCTGTCCTTGGCCCAGGCCGCCGTGCTAGGTCTCATCTCCCAGAATGAAGTGTTCGGAGCTACCATTGCACCTAACGGCTTCTACACCGGTGAACCCAAAGAGTCCCCTGCACCACCAGTAGACGGAGTCGACTACGAGTACGCAGACCAGCTTATCGGAGCCAACGGAGATTACCTAGGAGACAACTTGGGAGAAGACGGTCAGATGCAACCCAGCTGCAGTCAGAGGAGGTGGCAGCAGGGGCCCCCTCAACATCCAGACGGGAAAATGGTTGGCCCTGATCGTCACAGCCTTCAAGGCGGTGATGTGTCCTCGTCCCATGTGAAAGGGGAAGTGGTGAACTCTGGAATGTCCTCCTGTGTCCACATGCTAAACAATATGGCTCCCAGAGGTGGTTTAGTACAAGTGGATCCAGCCACCCTCAGAGGCACCAACAAGAACTGTACAGAGTGTGAGCGGGAAGCATCCAACCAGCAGCAAGCCAACACACACGTTCACCCTCCTCCCCCCCAGGTGGGCCACAGAGGAGGGGAGCAGGGCCACAGAGGACTGCAGGGCCAGCGCCCTATGGGGGGCCACGGTCGAGGTAgcagagaggatgaagaagaggtAGAACATCAGGGGAACAACATGATGAAGCCTACACAACAGGAGGAAGCCATCAGCAGCTACTTCCAGACCAGTGAAGTGGGCAGCTATGATTCAGCGGAAATGGGCATGGGGGGTGGCGAGTATGAAGACGGCAGCCAGAGCATGATGTGGACAGATGGGAGTGGAGGAGGGCAGCACCAGCATCCTCCACACCCCCAGCCTCCACGTCGGCACGGCGGCCGCAGAGTGGACCGGCTGGATATCAACATCCAGATCGATGAATCTTACTGCGTAGATGTGGGAGACGGTCTGAAGCGCTGGAAGTGCCGCATGTGTGATAAATCGTACACCTCCAAGTACAACCTAGTCACACACATCCTGGGCCACAATGGCATCAAACCACATGCCTGTCCACATTGCGGGAAGCTCTTCAAGCAGCCCAGTCATCTTCAAACCCACCTGCTGACCCACCAAGGTACGCGACCCCACAAGTGCACCGTCTGCAAGAAGGGCTTCACCCAGACCAGCCACCTGAAGCGGCACATGCTCCAACACACTGACGTCAAGCCCTACAGCTGCCGCTTCTGCCGCCGCGGCTTCGCCTATCCCAGCGAGCTGCGAGCGCACGAGGTGAAGCACGAGCGCGGACGTTGCCACGTCTGCTCGCAGTGCGGCATGGAGTTCCCCACCTACGCCCACCTCAAACGCCACCAGACAAGCCACCAGGGCCCCCACACCTTCCAGTGCACCGAGTGCAACAAGTCGTTTGCCTACCGCAGCCAGCTCCAGAACCACCTCCTGAAGCACCAGAGCCCGAGGCCTTACACCTGCTCCCAGTGCGGCCTGGAGTTTGTGCAGCTCCACCACCTACGTCAGCATTCGCTCACTCATAAG GGGATGAAAGGCCACAAGTGTGACGTGTGTTCCCGGGAGTTCACCCTGTCGGCCAACCTGAAGAGGCATATGCTCATCCACAACAGCGTCAGACCCTTCCAGTGTCACGTCTGCTTCAAGAGCTTCATCCAGAAACAGACCCTCAAGACTCACATGATCGTCCACCTGCCTGTGAAGCCATTCAAGTGCAAG GTATGTGGTAAGTCTTTTAACCGAATGTACAACCTGCTGGGCCACATGCATCTCCATGCTGGCAGTAAGCCCTTCAAGTGTCCTTACTGCACCAGTAAGTTCAACCTGAAGGGAAACCTCAGCAGGCACATGAAGGTCAAGCACGGAATGGACGTCTCACCAGAAGGACAAG aagTTCTTCCAGAAATGGAAAGCCAGGGGGAGTATGAAGGACAGAACTTCAGCTTTACATCACCAGACAATATGGACAATGGTGGCTCCCAAAACCTCACTAAACTCACTACAGCAAATATGGAGGACATGGAGGAGTATTACAATTTCGGGAAGGATACAAGCAGCTACACTACACCTTGA